The Choloepus didactylus isolate mChoDid1 chromosome 15, mChoDid1.pri, whole genome shotgun sequence genome segment TTAGTGAGCACTTGAATTTTAAACTACTCAACCATCCTGTCCCTACAAAGTGAGTTAAGACCTCACATCTcaccagaaaaagactttaaagaaaATTCCAAGATACCAAGTGTTTATAACTAACCATAGGCAGCCGTAGTGTGAAATACAGTTatcatggaaaagaaaatatatcatacaCTCATACCATGCACACAGCAGCTCAcaagtgcgtgtgtgtgtatgttgtgtaGACACAACACTGTATTTTCCAGCACATTTAATATTCTTGTCCACCCAAACCAACACTCATAAAGATATCATCATGGGCAGAGATCATGGAGCCCAAAGTGTTACATGGCACATTGACTATATAAGAAGCAATCAGAGCgcagcagctgctcttcaaagCGGCCTTAGGACTTTCTGTCGCTGTGGTCGCCGCCATGAGTCGCAACTACAATGATGAGCTGCAGTTTttggaaaagatcaacaaaaacTGCTGGAGGATCAAGAAGGGCTTCGTGCCCAACATGCAGGTAGAAGGAGTTTTCTATGTGAATGATGCTCTGGAAAAATTAATGTTTGAGGAGTTAAGGAACGCCTGTCAAGGTGGTGGTGTTGGTGGCTTTCTGCCAGCCATGAAACAGATTGGCAATGTGGCCGCCCTGCCTGGGATTGTCCATCGGTCTATTGGGCTACCTGATGTACATTCAGGTTATGGGTTTGCTATTGGGAATATGGCAGCCTTTGATATGAATGACCCTGAAGCAGTGGTATCCCCAGGTGGTGTCGGATTTGACATCAATTGCGGTGTCCGCTTGCTAAGAACGAATTTAGATGAAAGTGATGTCCAGCCTGTGAAGGAGCAACTTGCCCAAGCTATGTTTGACCACATTCCTGTTGGGGTAGGATCAAAAGGTGTCATCCCAATGAATGCCAAAGATCTGGAGGAGGCCTTGGAGATGGGTGTGGACTGGTCCTTAAGAGAAGGCTATGCCTGGGCTGAAGATAAGGAGCACTGTGAGGAGTATGGAAGGATGCTGCAAGCTGACCCCAATAAGGTCTCTGCAAGGGCCAAAAAAAGAGGCCTTCCTCAGCTGGGGACCTTGGGAGCAGGCAACCACTATGCAGAAATCCAGGTTGTGGATGAGATTTTCAATGAGTATGCTGGTAAGAAAATGGGCATCGACCATAAGGGGCAGGTGTGCGTGATGATCCACAGTGGCAGCAGAGGCTTAGGCCACCAAGTAGCCACAGATGCACTGGTAGCTATGGAAAAAGCCATGAAGAGAGACAAAATTATAGTCAATGACCGTCAGCTGGCTTGTGCTCGAATTGCCTCTGCTGAGGGTCAGGACTACCTGAAGGGAATGGCAGCGGCTGGAAATTATGCCTGGGTCAACCGCTCGTCCATGACCTTCTTAACTCGTCAGGCTTTTGCCAAAGTCTTCAACACAACCCCTGATAACTTGGACCTACACGTGATCTATGATGTTTCCCACAATATTGCCAAAGTAGAGCAGCATGTGGTGGATGGAAAGGAGCGGACACTATTAGTCCACAGGAAGGGGTCCACCCGAGcattccctccccaccaccccctcaTTGCTGTTGACTACCAGCTCACAGGACAACCAGTACTTATTGGAGGCACTATGGGAACCTGTAGTTACATTCTTACGGGCACTGAACAGGGAATGACGGAAACCTTTGGAACAACCTGTCATGGAGCGGGCCGTGCATTGTCCCGAGCAAAATCTCGACGTAATTTAGATTTCCAGGATGTCTTAGACAAATTGGCAGATATGGGAATTGCGATCCGTGTTGCCTCACCCAAACTGGTTATGGAAGAGGCTCCTGAATCGTACAAGAATGTGACCGATGTGGTGAACACCTGCCACGACGCTGGAATCAGCAAGAAGGCCATCAAACTGTGACCAATTGCTGTGATCAAAGGGTAAGGCCTGGACCAGGACTGCCAGACCCCAGGTACCTTCACCAGCCCTAACATGGAAATGGACTGACACACTCTTCAGACATCACATGCAAAAGACTTGACAATTTACAGAGTGTATAGCTATAACTGTCCATTTCAGAATGGCTGGCAGGAGGCTGCTGCTTTCGGGGGCT includes the following:
- the LOC119510195 gene encoding RNA-splicing ligase RtcB homolog, whose translation is MSRNYNDELQFLEKINKNCWRIKKGFVPNMQVEGVFYVNDALEKLMFEELRNACQGGGVGGFLPAMKQIGNVAALPGIVHRSIGLPDVHSGYGFAIGNMAAFDMNDPEAVVSPGGVGFDINCGVRLLRTNLDESDVQPVKEQLAQAMFDHIPVGVGSKGVIPMNAKDLEEALEMGVDWSLREGYAWAEDKEHCEEYGRMLQADPNKVSARAKKRGLPQLGTLGAGNHYAEIQVVDEIFNEYAGKKMGIDHKGQVCVMIHSGSRGLGHQVATDALVAMEKAMKRDKIIVNDRQLACARIASAEGQDYLKGMAAAGNYAWVNRSSMTFLTRQAFAKVFNTTPDNLDLHVIYDVSHNIAKVEQHVVDGKERTLLVHRKGSTRAFPPHHPLIAVDYQLTGQPVLIGGTMGTCSYILTGTEQGMTETFGTTCHGAGRALSRAKSRRNLDFQDVLDKLADMGIAIRVASPKLVMEEAPESYKNVTDVVNTCHDAGISKKAIKL